In one Ornithorhynchus anatinus isolate Pmale09 chromosome 19, mOrnAna1.pri.v4, whole genome shotgun sequence genomic region, the following are encoded:
- the TPBG gene encoding trophoblast glycoprotein, translating to GGGGGRGRPAGLLLLPPLLLLGWSWSSTPSGAPRHPPGPPPETPDAPPYSSASAVPPSGPGDWCPEPCECSAAARTVKCIDGNLSAVPVLLPSNVRVLFLTGNRLGRLAPGAFARRPPLAELAALNLSGSRLEAVPSGAFAHLPALRQLDLSRNPLGRLGPRAFAGPAALEELALNEALLRPAGAPDGGRLASMLAAALRGDPEPPGDPGDPAPADRVALRRLRRLELAGNRFAAIPRGMFAGLPGLAELDLRNNSLLGLGDGDGGAFLAHLPGLRHLHLAHNALKGLDNATLAELRALPALRVNLDGNPWVCDCQHVPGLLAWLRESEQVEGKAALACAFPARLRARPLLQLNLSELDCGPAPLDLQAQLQTSYVFLGIVLALIGAIFLLVLYLNRKGIKKWIYNIRDACRDHMEGYHYRYEINADPRLTNLGSNSDV from the coding sequence gggggcggcggcggccgggggcgtCCGgccgggctgctgctgctgccgccgctgctgctcctGGGCTGGAGCTGGTCTTCGACGCCGTCCGGAGCGCCCCGCCatccccccgggccgccccccgagaCCCCCGACGCGCCCCCCTACTCCTCCGCCTCCGCCGTGCCCCCGTCGGGGCCCGGCGACTGGTGCCCGGAGCCGTGCGAGTGCTCGGCCGCGGCCCGCACCGTCAAGTGCATCGACGGCAACCTGAGCGCCGTGCCGGTCCTGCTGCCCTCCAACGTGCGCGTCCTCTTCCTCACGGGCAACCGGCTGGGCCGCCTGGCCCCCGGCGCcttcgcccgccgcccgccgctggCCGAGCTGGCCGCGCTCAACCTGAGCGGCAGCCGGCTGGAGGCCGTGCCCTCCGGGGCCTTCGCCCACCTGCCCGCCCTGCGCCAGCTGGACCTCAGCCGCAACCCCCTGGGCCGGCTGGGCCCGCGGGCCTTCGCCGGCCCGGCCGCGCTGGAGGAGCTGGCGCTCAACGAGGCGCTGctccggccggccggggcccccgaCGGCGGCCGGCTGGCCTCCATGCTGGCGGCGGCCCTGCGGGGCGACCCCGAGCCCCCCGGCGACCCCGGCGACCCGGCCCCGGCCGACCGCGTGGCCCTGCGTCGCCTCCGTCGCCTGGAGCTGGCGGGCAACCGGTTCGCGGCCATCCCCCGGGGCATGTTCGCCGGCCTCCCGGGCCTGGCGGAGCTCGACCTGCGCAACAACTCGCTCCTGGGGCTGGGCGACGGGGACGGGGGCGCCTTCCTCGCCCACCTGCCCGGCCTGCGCCACCTGCACCTCGCCCACAACGCCCTCAAGGGCCTGGACAACGCCACGCTGGCCGAGCTGCGGGCCCTGCCCGCCCTGCGGGTCAACCTGGACGGCAACCCGTGGGTGTGCGACTGCCAGCACGTCCCCGGCCTGCTGGCCTGGCTCCGGGAGAGCGAGCAGGTGGAGGGCAAGGCCGCCCTGGCCTGCGCCTTCCCCGCCCGGCTGCGGGCCCGGCCGCTGCTGCAGCTCAACCTGTCCGAGCTGGACTGCGGCCCGGCCCCCCTGGACCTGCAGGCCCAGCTGCAGACCTCCTACGTCTTCCTGGGCATCGTCCTGGCCCTCATCGGGGCCATTTTCCTGCTGGTCCTGTACTTGAACCGAAAGGGCATCAAAAAGTGGATCTATAACATCCGGGACGCCTGCCGGGATCACATGGAGGGCTACCACTACCGCTACGAAATCAACGCCGACCCCAGGCTCACCAACCTCGGCTCCAATTCCGACGTCTAG